In Acidianus brierleyi, one genomic interval encodes:
- a CDS encoding YeeE/YedE family protein: MPAMVLQPVFSYSWPIVFSVFGLSGFILGWSAQRGNYCFVNAMTSIFTVRSFERFGALLILFGLSALGAGLLVGLGIIPASDQYYFNYFGGWYILVGSFIFGFGAALAGGCNLSMLYRAASGYVQNWIELFGMMIGTYIFAIGIWPFQLYTMEKGILSTTSGGYIEYIPYLLFHNVSDSSVLVTTLIYSLPLIGIGLYLQHYTKKKWNKASGSFFSLAPKISAVKSFGGGNLPSPTSVPNKIKLSQEAKDLILLKKPYGTNLTTVILALDMLLVFIVGAGYTFNYLVITSSDGGRFFEYIMMMAGQNLFITTPWFNDSLPIVDTSTLMVVMLCVGAFFSSYLSGDFKIRIPKERKRLLIGFIGGILVGIGVRMALGCNVGLMWTNFAQIGYDGIIFLFGMLGGVYLAVKVQERL; the protein is encoded by the coding sequence ATGCCAGCTATGGTATTACAGCCAGTTTTTTCCTATAGCTGGCCAATTGTTTTTTCCGTTTTTGGTCTTTCTGGATTTATATTAGGTTGGTCTGCCCAAAGAGGAAACTACTGTTTCGTCAATGCAATGACATCCATATTTACCGTTAGAAGTTTTGAAAGATTCGGTGCTCTATTGATACTCTTTGGGCTTTCAGCTCTAGGTGCTGGGCTATTGGTAGGTTTGGGTATAATACCTGCTAGCGATCAGTATTATTTTAATTACTTTGGCGGTTGGTATATTTTAGTTGGCTCATTTATTTTCGGTTTTGGAGCTGCGTTAGCTGGTGGATGTAATCTTTCAATGCTTTATAGAGCAGCTTCAGGCTACGTACAAAACTGGATAGAATTATTTGGTATGATGATAGGTACTTACATATTTGCAATTGGAATTTGGCCTTTCCAGCTTTATACAATGGAGAAAGGGATTTTGTCCACTACGTCAGGAGGTTACATTGAATATATACCTTATTTACTCTTTCATAACGTCTCAGATTCTTCAGTTCTTGTTACTACGTTGATCTATTCTCTTCCATTAATAGGTATAGGATTATATCTTCAGCATTATACTAAGAAAAAATGGAACAAAGCTTCTGGTTCATTTTTCTCATTAGCACCAAAAATATCTGCAGTAAAATCTTTTGGAGGAGGAAATTTACCTTCTCCAACTTCTGTTCCTAATAAAATTAAACTGAGTCAAGAAGCCAAAGACCTTATACTACTAAAGAAACCCTATGGAACTAACCTTACGACAGTAATCCTAGCTTTGGACATGTTATTAGTCTTCATTGTTGGTGCAGGTTATACTTTTAATTACTTAGTAATAACTTCTTCAGACGGTGGCAGGTTTTTTGAATACATAATGATGATGGCTGGACAAAATCTATTTATAACTACTCCTTGGTTTAACGATTCTTTACCCATTGTAGACACTAGTACGCTAATGGTAGTAATGCTATGTGTTGGAGCCTTCTTCTCATCTTACCTTAGTGGAGACTTTAAGATAAGGATCCCTAAGGAAAGAAAAAGACTCCTTATAGGATTTATAGGAGGAATTCTAGTTGGTATAGGCGTAAGAATGGCATTAGGCTGCAATGTAGGCTTAATGTGGACCAACTTTGCGCAAATAGGGTATGACGGAATAATATTCTTGTTTGGTATGCTAGGTGGAGTGTATCTTGCAGTAAAAGTACAAGAGAGGTTATAA
- a CDS encoding sulfurtransferase TusA family protein: MSEELKTRNPDETLDVRGESCPVPEMMASKKLKKMKTGQILEVLTDHQPAVDVTLPSLCKSHGYPFEILKDGEVYKFRIMKVS, from the coding sequence ATGAGTGAGGAACTAAAAACAAGAAATCCAGACGAAACTCTTGATGTAAGAGGGGAATCTTGTCCAGTTCCAGAAATGATGGCTAGTAAAAAGCTCAAAAAAATGAAGACTGGTCAAATTTTAGAAGTGTTAACGGATCATCAACCAGCAGTAGATGTAACGTTACCATCATTATGTAAATCCCATGGGTATCCATTTGAGATATTAAAGGATGGGGAAGTATATAAGTTTCGAATAATGAAGGTGAGTTAA
- a CDS encoding sulfurtransferase TusA family protein codes for MQTKLDLTGLCCSVPQMLVYSKLKKMNRGDILEIIVEKGSSQEADVVRVLNYFGCSSERTERGEVSIYIIRR; via the coding sequence ATGCAGACAAAGTTAGATCTTACAGGACTTTGCTGCTCAGTTCCACAAATGCTTGTATATTCAAAATTGAAAAAAATGAATAGAGGCGATATTTTGGAAATAATAGTAGAAAAAGGTAGCTCGCAAGAAGCTGACGTGGTAAGAGTCTTAAATTACTTCGGATGCAGCTCAGAAAGAACAGAACGTGGCGAAGTCTCTATCTACATAATCAGGAGATAG
- a CDS encoding sulfurtransferase TusA family protein, translating to MLAKLKIESFEPLLNLEKFGRIYLLKDVKKLDYGYLAKLRWVKNDFEVLIRVKSNTMEIIDENGKFSILICFENRNAEVTLKCSSIHKMLFTPLAWKIVKNLESYSEYISKISLKTSTYSNSSILELFRTKPTVTLDLRGVTCPIPEIESKKAILQAKPFDAIEVLVDHPAAILYTLPEVAKSFNCRYEIINRGDYASFVFIIGRKEHEENLNLNEINNIIRDEREIAKLYIYFDKIIKELKIEKFSPDMLYGEGLTLIVASPEGRGWLLTALVENEKLISARLDLGNTKLYDYDAVNVITDFNGLMNVYYLKH from the coding sequence ATGCTAGCTAAACTTAAGATAGAAAGCTTTGAACCATTACTTAATTTGGAAAAATTTGGAAGAATTTATTTATTGAAAGATGTTAAAAAACTTGATTATGGCTATTTGGCTAAATTGAGATGGGTTAAGAATGATTTTGAAGTTCTAATTAGAGTTAAAAGTAATACGATGGAAATAATAGACGAAAATGGAAAATTTTCAATTTTAATATGTTTCGAGAATAGAAATGCAGAAGTAACACTTAAATGTAGTTCTATTCATAAAATGCTATTTACTCCCCTTGCATGGAAAATAGTAAAAAATCTCGAGAGTTATTCGGAATATATTTCAAAAATTTCTTTAAAAACGTCAACTTACTCGAACTCATCTATTCTCGAATTATTTAGAACAAAACCTACAGTAACACTAGACTTGAGAGGAGTCACTTGCCCTATTCCTGAGATAGAATCAAAAAAGGCTATTCTACAGGCAAAACCATTTGATGCTATAGAAGTTTTAGTAGATCATCCTGCAGCTATATTATACACATTGCCGGAAGTTGCTAAATCTTTCAATTGCAGATATGAGATTATAAATAGAGGAGACTATGCATCTTTCGTATTTATAATAGGAAGAAAAGAGCATGAGGAGAATTTGAATTTAAATGAGATAAATAATATCATAAGAGATGAGAGAGAAATTGCCAAATTATATATTTATTTTGATAAAATAATAAAAGAATTAAAGATAGAAAAATTTTCTCCGGATATGTTATATGGTGAGGGTTTAACGTTAATAGTAGCATCACCAGAAGGAAGAGGATGGCTACTTACAGCGCTAGTTGAGAATGAAAAATTAATTTCTGCAAGATTAGACTTAGGAAATACGAAACTTTATGATTATGATGCAGTTAATGTTATAACTGATTTTAATGGTCTAATGAATGTTTATTATTTAAAGCATTAA
- a CDS encoding DsrE-related protein — MKRVAYIVESSLGNYILGQMIVPQIEEDRHSVEVKGMFFIDNNVYLLMKGNPLAERLAKLNKEKGIYLQACDQCVYMRNLEGALIDEAKIGCFPDFYKAIINEVDFIITI; from the coding sequence TTGAAAAGAGTGGCATATATAGTTGAGTCATCATTAGGAAATTACATTTTAGGACAAATGATAGTTCCTCAAATAGAAGAAGATAGACATAGTGTTGAAGTAAAGGGAATGTTCTTTATAGATAATAACGTATATCTTCTAATGAAAGGAAATCCTTTAGCTGAAAGATTGGCCAAGTTAAATAAAGAAAAAGGAATATATTTACAGGCATGCGACCAATGTGTGTATATGAGAAATTTAGAAGGAGCCCTAATAGACGAGGCAAAAATAGGCTGTTTTCCAGACTTTTATAAAGCAATAATTAACGAAGTTGACTTTATTATAACTATATAA
- a CDS encoding YncE family protein, whose amino-acid sequence MNYKLILLAGFVVILAIGFGASYLMLRTPSTTTSTTTPISVPPSTSSKINNDFYFLVFTQKGISMVINPFSTSASFLGFQHVANISLSVPSQVFYWEQLPYNSMVKLGQNMFMPLNNGTVYAVNSSTMKIVKTFEVGNSTGFIGVAYSPNMQYVAIADGPSGIVEVINTQTLQVVWKDTFVSPTGRTYYPCDVRWDPNGQFLLVPMRFNNSIDEISSSNGQVIKVLASSPGSEPYMLSPNIQGNMLAVEFSGNNSVGFYSLPNLVLQGIVKMPSNLVPQRGVFTPNGQYYLEAPGNANDVVIISTSNFSVVKTIALPSTAAPGLSEIQLTPGGSYAYTVIHGNVKTGGMIVLISLSSMSIAYEVPLTTAPAVVVPLQTNAGTYLVDNVLLPPVTGLHC is encoded by the coding sequence ATGAATTATAAATTAATCCTTTTGGCTGGATTTGTAGTAATTCTTGCAATAGGTTTTGGTGCATCATATCTTATGTTAAGAACGCCATCTACAACTACCAGTACCACTACTCCCATCTCTGTACCACCTTCAACATCAAGTAAGATTAACAATGATTTTTATTTTCTAGTATTTACGCAAAAAGGAATATCAATGGTCATAAATCCCTTCTCTACTTCAGCTAGCTTCTTAGGGTTCCAACATGTAGCCAATATCTCATTAAGTGTGCCATCTCAAGTATTCTACTGGGAACAATTACCTTATAATTCAATGGTGAAATTAGGGCAAAATATGTTTATGCCTTTAAATAACGGTACAGTATATGCTGTAAATTCGTCTACAATGAAAATAGTAAAAACGTTCGAAGTCGGAAATTCCACTGGATTTATAGGAGTAGCGTATTCGCCAAATATGCAGTACGTAGCAATAGCTGATGGTCCATCAGGCATAGTAGAAGTCATAAATACACAAACATTACAAGTAGTATGGAAGGATACTTTCGTTTCACCTACAGGGAGAACATATTACCCATGCGACGTAAGATGGGATCCCAATGGACAGTTTTTATTAGTTCCTATGAGATTTAATAATAGTATAGACGAAATTAGTTCTTCAAATGGACAAGTAATCAAAGTATTAGCTTCTTCTCCTGGATCAGAACCATACATGTTAAGTCCTAATATTCAAGGAAATATGTTAGCTGTAGAATTCTCAGGAAATAATTCAGTAGGTTTCTATTCTCTTCCAAATTTAGTCCTACAAGGAATAGTCAAAATGCCGTCAAACTTAGTACCGCAAAGGGGAGTATTTACTCCAAATGGACAATATTACTTAGAAGCTCCTGGTAATGCTAACGACGTAGTAATTATCTCTACGTCTAACTTCAGTGTAGTAAAAACTATAGCGTTGCCTTCTACTGCTGCGCCAGGACTTAGCGAAATTCAACTAACCCCTGGTGGAAGCTATGCATATACTGTTATTCATGGTAATGTTAAAACAGGAGGAATGATAGTTCTAATATCCTTAAGTTCTATGAGCATAGCTTATGAGGTTCCTCTTACTACCGCTCCTGCAGTAGTAGTTCCACTACAGACTAACGCAGGAACGTATTTAGTAGATAATGTATTATTGCCACCAGTGACTGGACTACATTGTTAG
- a CDS encoding TQO small subunit DoxD, which produces MSRINQNNFWTVVLRLITASIWINAGVFGKLLNSGFLNPNSNAYVGFTILYFSQGSPIRGFLYAVAFPHPILTGILVMIGEISFGILLFLGLGVRLASTAAFYTNLIYFLSAAWTGAEEYGINLLMMTIDLYFIIYGSNYFSIDSIIRKKTSIMDNKKIWITVATLIYLGVIFFLYIKGL; this is translated from the coding sequence GTGAGTAGAATTAATCAAAACAATTTCTGGACAGTTGTTCTTAGATTAATTACAGCATCAATATGGATAAACGCAGGAGTTTTTGGAAAACTTCTTAATTCTGGATTTTTAAATCCCAACTCTAACGCGTATGTGGGATTTACTATTTTATATTTCTCTCAAGGATCGCCAATAAGAGGTTTCTTATATGCAGTAGCTTTTCCTCATCCAATATTAACTGGAATCCTTGTAATGATAGGAGAGATATCATTTGGTATACTTCTTTTTTTAGGCTTAGGAGTTAGGTTAGCTTCTACTGCAGCCTTTTATACTAATCTTATATACTTCCTTTCTGCAGCATGGACTGGAGCTGAAGAGTATGGTATAAATCTTCTTATGATGACTATAGATCTTTATTTCATAATTTATGGTTCAAATTATTTCTCTATAGACTCAATAATTAGAAAGAAAACATCTATAATGGATAATAAAAAGATATGGATTACAGTTGCAACGTTAATATATCTAGGTGTAATATTTTTCCTATATATAAAAGGGTTATAG
- a CDS encoding AbrB/MazE/SpoVT family DNA-binding domain-containing protein, whose amino-acid sequence MWEIIWVNMKRELIITMDERGRVTIPKEIREKIKTKKLRLKIEGDKIILEPVNPDIEKYYGIFKNNVGNVDIDEVLEKSLTEVLKNDC is encoded by the coding sequence ATGTGGGAAATAATATGGGTAAATATGAAGAGAGAATTGATAATTACTATGGATGAAAGAGGCAGAGTTACCATACCTAAAGAAATTAGAGAAAAAATTAAGACTAAAAAATTAAGACTAAAAATTGAAGGGGATAAGATAATTTTGGAACCTGTAAATCCTGATATTGAAAAGTATTATGGAATATTTAAAAACAACGTAGGCAATGTAGATATTGATGAAGTTTTAGAAAAATCGCTTACTGAAGTGTTAAAAAATGACTGCTAG
- a CDS encoding type II toxin-antitoxin system VapC family toxin yields MTARYFDVNVLVYYLTGDKTYGPIAKQWLRETDEKYTSCITPFLIAVILGRLNNKHLRDYNFVKDILNVLEYIGIEYLNLPPWDRIIEVMNKYKIDLEDAIHVAIATENKLEIVSNDEELKKKVNAIF; encoded by the coding sequence ATGACTGCTAGATATTTTGATGTTAATGTCTTAGTATATTATTTAACTGGAGACAAAACTTATGGTCCTATAGCCAAACAGTGGTTACGCGAAACTGATGAAAAATACACGTCGTGTATAACACCTTTCTTGATAGCAGTTATATTAGGTAGGTTAAACAATAAACATTTGCGAGATTATAATTTCGTTAAGGATATACTTAATGTATTAGAATATATAGGTATAGAATATTTGAATCTTCCTCCTTGGGATAGAATTATCGAAGTTATGAACAAGTATAAAATAGATCTTGAAGACGCAATACATGTAGCTATAGCTACTGAAAACAAACTAGAAATAGTGAGTAATGATGAGGAGTTAAAGAAGAAAGTAAATGCTATCTTTTAA
- a CDS encoding winged helix-turn-helix domain-containing protein yields MTPAQRKILELTKKPKSFSELKKDTGLTDGGLYKALQSLEKNGYITKTDLGYLITTKGIKIIEEKKMFTQGGITIIYEGISEEKVKEIYKILSNENNFYIHAFRESDHELDKILSLSILIPELFDNK; encoded by the coding sequence TTGACACCGGCTCAGAGGAAAATATTGGAATTAACAAAGAAGCCTAAATCATTTTCAGAACTAAAAAAGGATACGGGTTTGACTGATGGAGGACTATACAAGGCTCTTCAATCTCTAGAAAAAAATGGATATATTACAAAGACTGATTTAGGCTACTTGATAACTACTAAAGGAATTAAAATAATAGAAGAAAAGAAAATGTTTACACAAGGAGGTATTACAATTATATATGAAGGTATATCTGAAGAGAAAGTAAAGGAAATATATAAAATACTAAGCAATGAGAACAATTTTTATATTCATGCTTTTAGAGAAAGTGATCATGAATTAGATAAAATTTTAAGCCTATCAATTCTAATTCCAGAATTATTTGATAATAAATAG
- a CDS encoding RNA-guided endonuclease InsQ/TnpB family protein has product MSDVGLRFRAYTDEQTLRALKAQLRLASEVYNTLRWADIYFHERDGKGLTKTELRQLALDLRKQDEQYQHLYSQTLQQIADRFYDARQRFFDGLARYPREKKAHKWYSLVYPQSGWKVLKVREIRTKSKKNKKKVITLQLSNLGIFNVVVHRDFPLEKVKRVVIKLTSSGRVYITFVVDQEYPQLPKTNKVVAVDVGVEKLLTTSDGEYVPNQRPYEKALNKMKRLHKALSRKKFLSHNWFKAKIRLARAHEHLKNLRMDMYMKLGKYFAEHYDVLVMEDIHVKQIVGKSLRRLRMRLHDVAFHELRSIMEYQLGKYGKKLTLVDPAFTSMTCARCGHVKKDLTLADRVFVCPKCGWVADRDYNASLNILRRSGSERPLVPVELRPLPLASLGFEAGSSVR; this is encoded by the coding sequence ATGTCCGACGTAGGGTTACGCTTCAGAGCATACACTGACGAACAAACATTGAGGGCGTTAAAAGCCCAGTTGAGGTTAGCGTCAGAAGTGTACAACACTCTACGTTGGGCAGACATCTATTTTCATGAAAGAGATGGAAAAGGACTCACTAAGACGGAGTTGAGGCAACTAGCTCTCGATCTGAGAAAACAGGATGAACAATATCAACATCTATATTCCCAAACACTGCAGCAGATTGCAGACAGATTCTACGACGCTAGACAGAGGTTCTTCGATGGGTTAGCACGTTACCCCAGGGAGAAGAAAGCACATAAGTGGTACTCCCTCGTCTACCCTCAATCAGGTTGGAAAGTCTTGAAGGTGAGAGAAATAAGGACGAAGAGCAAGAAGAACAAGAAGAAGGTAATAACGCTTCAGCTGTCAAACCTAGGGATCTTCAACGTCGTTGTCCATAGGGACTTCCCGCTGGAAAAAGTAAAGAGGGTAGTAATCAAGTTAACATCATCAGGGAGAGTGTACATTACTTTCGTTGTGGATCAAGAGTATCCTCAACTCCCCAAGACAAACAAAGTTGTTGCTGTGGACGTTGGTGTAGAGAAACTTCTCACTACCTCTGACGGGGAATACGTCCCCAACCAGAGACCTTATGAGAAGGCACTCAACAAGATGAAGAGGCTTCATAAAGCTCTCTCACGGAAGAAGTTCTTGTCACACAACTGGTTTAAGGCAAAGATTCGTCTAGCGAGGGCTCACGAACACTTGAAGAACCTTAGGATGGACATGTACATGAAACTCGGTAAGTATTTTGCTGAGCATTATGATGTTCTCGTAATGGAGGATATTCACGTTAAGCAAATTGTTGGTAAGTCTCTCAGAAGGCTTAGGATGAGGTTACACGATGTTGCTTTTCATGAGCTTAGGAGTATCATGGAGTATCAACTTGGGAAGTATGGTAAGAAACTCACTCTAGTGGATCCTGCTTTTACTTCAATGACTTGTGCTAGGTGCGGACATGTTAAGAAAGATTTGACGTTGGCTGATCGTGTGTTTGTCTGTCCCAAGTGCGGTTGGGTCGCTGATCGTGATTATAATGCTTCCCTCAACATCCTAAGAAGATCGGGGTCGGAACGACCCTTAGTGCCTGTGGAGCTGAGACCTCTACCTTTGGCAAGCCTCGGCTTTGAAGCAGGAAGCTCCGTCCGTTAG
- a CDS encoding helix-turn-helix domain-containing protein, whose translation MEEQISKEQINNDKWHNIKCCYRLSETEISCFIKLLELNRPVTSIELAGLMKFSKTTVETALRKLTDVGLVTRQKLEGARIGRPKYVYSLPEYIWGKIEKDLNKCGEAMKNTKL comes from the coding sequence ATGGAAGAACAGATAAGTAAAGAACAGATAAATAACGATAAATGGCATAACATTAAATGCTGTTATAGACTCAGCGAAACTGAGATTTCTTGTTTTATAAAATTACTAGAATTAAATAGACCAGTAACTTCTATAGAATTAGCAGGGCTCATGAAATTTAGTAAGACTACTGTTGAAACTGCATTAAGGAAATTAACTGACGTGGGACTAGTGACTAGACAAAAATTAGAGGGAGCAAGAATAGGGAGACCAAAATACGTATATTCGCTACCAGAATATATATGGGGGAAAATAGAAAAAGATCTTAATAAATGCGGAGAAGCTATGAAAAACACGAAGCTATAA
- a CDS encoding enoyl-CoA hydratase/isomerase family protein yields MNNKILYEKENNISWIIFNREDKLNALDFDTWSQLRDSLIKADNDDTNVIVLTGKGRAFSAGDDIYSMYNLSNPQESELFFENLFAAIDAILNLSKPLISAVNGLAYGGGCEILLLSDIVIAVNDAKFSISEGKLGLIPPMASAIGYKALGRRIMRLLLTAEEIDAKEAKEIGIVDYIVPKEELNSKILEIVKLINNLDKNSIKSIKNWTRIDRKMIEKAVRELSFMCLTSPAKERMRKFIEKRNKLT; encoded by the coding sequence TTGAATAATAAGATATTATATGAGAAGGAGAATAATATATCCTGGATAATATTTAACAGAGAAGATAAGCTTAATGCTTTAGATTTCGATACGTGGTCACAATTGAGAGATTCATTAATAAAAGCAGATAATGATGATACTAACGTTATAGTATTAACTGGTAAAGGTAGAGCATTTAGTGCAGGCGACGATATATATTCAATGTACAACTTAAGCAATCCACAAGAATCTGAACTATTTTTTGAAAACTTATTTGCTGCTATAGATGCCATATTAAATTTATCTAAACCACTAATCTCTGCTGTTAACGGCTTAGCATATGGAGGAGGCTGTGAAATTCTTCTACTCTCTGATATAGTAATAGCTGTTAACGATGCTAAGTTTTCCATATCTGAGGGAAAATTAGGCTTAATCCCCCCAATGGCCTCTGCAATAGGATATAAAGCTCTAGGTAGAAGGATAATGAGATTATTATTAACCGCTGAGGAAATAGATGCTAAAGAAGCTAAGGAAATAGGTATAGTAGATTATATAGTCCCTAAAGAAGAACTTAACTCTAAAATTTTAGAAATAGTCAAATTAATTAATAATTTAGATAAAAATTCCATCAAATCAATAAAAAATTGGACAAGAATAGATAGAAAAATGATTGAAAAAGCTGTTAGAGAACTTTCGTTTATGTGTCTTACTTCACCAGCTAAGGAAAGAATGAGAAAATTTATAGAAAAAAGAAATAAATTAACTTAG
- a CDS encoding TenA family transcriptional regulator: MLEEIRNEIKDINEKILNHKFISLSEEGKIPVEKIELLYSQQWYIVNHDVRSISIMFSRAINQDELDFFMQAMEGDYEGLKILREVANKNVEPIPYAVAYTHYLAWLANYANPGEQVLALVVNLPIWSKNCKKLSEVFKGRIDTRFLELFAESKVDETSAEKIISRYKGRYLEIAKTIQAYELSFWNSLLS; encoded by the coding sequence ATGCTTGAAGAAATTAGAAATGAGATAAAAGACATTAATGAAAAAATTTTGAATCATAAATTTATATCTCTTTCAGAAGAAGGTAAGATTCCTGTAGAAAAAATAGAACTCTTATATTCGCAACAATGGTATATAGTTAACCACGACGTTAGATCTATATCGATAATGTTTAGCAGGGCCATAAATCAAGATGAGTTAGATTTCTTTATGCAAGCCATGGAAGGAGATTATGAAGGTCTGAAAATTTTAAGAGAAGTAGCTAATAAAAATGTAGAGCCTATACCCTATGCTGTAGCGTATACTCATTATTTGGCTTGGTTAGCAAATTACGCAAATCCAGGAGAACAAGTTTTAGCATTAGTAGTAAATCTTCCAATATGGAGTAAAAATTGTAAAAAACTATCAGAAGTTTTTAAAGGAAGGATAGATACAAGGTTCCTTGAGTTATTTGCAGAATCTAAAGTGGATGAAACCTCAGCAGAAAAGATCATTTCAAGATATAAAGGAAGATATTTAGAAATTGCTAAGACTATTCAGGCCTATGAGCTTTCTTTCTGGAACAGTCTTCTAAGTTAA
- a CDS encoding CBS domain-containing protein, translating to MNIKQIMPKSLVTISKDSSIRDAALKMKENNVSSVLIMDGDKIIGIITERDITRAVADGKSCSEPAIDLATKNIIRIDSSKDIYEALDLMSLNKVRHLVVRECNKDIGVVSMRDVMNTITLLMAEESSY from the coding sequence ATGAATATAAAGCAAATTATGCCTAAAAGTTTAGTTACTATTAGTAAAGATTCTTCCATACGAGACGCTGCACTCAAAATGAAGGAAAATAATGTTAGTTCTGTTTTAATTATGGACGGAGATAAAATAATAGGTATAATTACTGAAAGAGATATAACCCGAGCTGTTGCGGATGGAAAAAGTTGTTCAGAGCCTGCAATTGATTTGGCTACAAAAAACATCATAAGAATTGACTCAAGTAAAGATATATATGAGGCATTGGATCTGATGTCTCTTAATAAAGTAAGGCATTTAGTGGTAAGAGAATGCAATAAGGATATAGGAGTAGTTTCAATGAGGGATGTTATGAATACTATAACTCTTCTTATGGCAGAAGAATCAAGTTATTAA
- a CDS encoding ferredoxin family protein, translating into MKVEEKLYTLRYKRDDVSHLEIKDQNKCKECELKYGVPQPCITVCPANVYSWVEGKIVISYENCVECGACKIACPFNNIIWKYPRYGLGIALRYG; encoded by the coding sequence TTGAAAGTAGAGGAAAAATTATACACATTAAGATATAAGAGGGACGATGTATCGCATTTAGAAATCAAAGATCAAAATAAATGCAAAGAATGTGAATTAAAATACGGAGTTCCTCAACCGTGTATTACTGTCTGTCCAGCCAACGTTTACTCTTGGGTTGAAGGAAAAATAGTGATTTCGTATGAGAATTGTGTAGAATGTGGAGCGTGTAAAATTGCTTGTCCATTTAACAATATAATATGGAAATATCCTAGATACGGATTAGGTATTGCCCTAAGATATGGATGA